The DNA region ACGAAGACCGTCGTGCGCTGGTCCTGGGCCTGGAGGTCGACGAGCAGGTCCTGCATGTCGCGCCGGATCAGCGGGTCCAGTGCCGAGAACGGCTCGTCCATCAGCAAGATCGGTGGGTCCACGGCCAGCGCACGCGCGAGCCCGACCCGCTGCCGCATGCCGCCGGAGAGCTCGTGCGGCAGCTTGTCGCCACGCCCGCCCAGGCCGACCCGCTCCAGGGCGGCGTCGGCCTTCTCCAGACGCTCCTGCTTCGTGGTGCCGCGTACCTTCAGGCCGTACGCCGCGTTCTCCCGCACCGTCCGGTGCGGGAACAGCGAGAAGTGCTGGAAGACCATCCCGATGCCGTTGTTGCGGAGCGCGCGCAGTCGCTGGTCGGAGACCTTGGTGATGTCCTCGCCGTCGATCAGCAGCTCGCCGGCGCTGGGCTCGTTGAGCCGGTTGATCATCCGCAGCACGGTCGACTTGCCCGAGCCGGACAGCCCCATGACGACGAACATCTCGCCCCGGGCGATCTCGAAGTCGATCTCGTGGGCACCGAGATAGCCGCCCGCCGCCGCGGCCGCCGCACGCGGGTCCTCGGCGGCCAGCGCCTTCTCGGCCTGCCTGCGGCCGAGCCCGTAGACCTTGCTCAGGCCCCGCCCGACGATCGCCGGCGAGCCCGTCTCGTTGGGTTCCGTCTTCGTCTCGCTCATCAGATCTCCGCCTTCTCGCCGTCGGCGTCCTCGACCCCGTCGAGGAACCGGGCGACCTTCTCGGGGTTGTCGTCGATCCACGCCTCGGCGATGTCGGCGAGCTCCTTCCCGGACTTGTCGTGGTCGTAGTAGAACTGCCCGGCCTCGTCGGTGCTGAAGCTCAGGTTGGACAGGAACTCGGCGATCTCGGGATTGTCGTCCTCGAACCCCTTGCGGGTGACGGTGCGGATCTCGCCGGCGCCGCCCCAGACCTTGTCGGGGTCCTCGAGGAAGACCGCGTCGAACTGCACCGTCATCCAGTGCGGGCTCCAGCCGAGGAACACGATCGGCTGGCCCGCCTTCTGCGACTTCTCGACCTGGGCGAGCATCGCCGGGGTGCCGCTGGCGACGAGCTTCCAGTCACCCAGCCCGTACGCGTCCTCGTCGATCGCCTTCTGGATCGTCTCGTTGCCCGGGGAGCCGGCCTCGATGCCGTAGATCTTCCGGCCGAACCTCGCGCCGTTGGCGTCGAGGTCGGCGAGCGACTCGATCCCGAGCTGGTCGGCGACGTCGCCGGGGACGGCCGGGGCGTACTCGGTGCCCTTCACGATCGTGGAGAGCACCTCGACCTCGCCGGAGTCGATGGGGTCGCCGAAGCTGGGCTCCTGCGAGGGCCACCAGTTGCCGAGGTAGGCGTCGATCTGGCCCGAGGAGACCGCGGTCGCGGCATTCTCGACGGAGAGGTTCTTCTTGATGCTGGCGTCGTAGCCGAGCTCCTGGAGGATCTGGACGGCGACCTCGTTCTCAACCTGGAGGTCGACCCACGGCTGCTCGGCGAGGACCACCGAGTCCTCGGCTCCTCCGGAGTCGCTCTGGGCGAAACCGTCACGCTCGCTCGCGGTGGTGCAGGCGGACAGGGTGCCTGCCGTCGTCGCGACGGCGAGGGCGGCCAAGGCCAGGCGGTGGGGGCGGCGCATGCGTGCTCCATCCATTCGGTTCATATATGTCTAACACACTAGACATTGACCTTTCGGGTGTTCCAGCACGTCGACCCGCGGAGCAAGACCAGGATCGAGAGGCTGCGATAGAGAGTCTCTATGGCTGATTCACGGGTCGGTCAGCTCCTGCGCCAGCGCGACGAATTGATCGACCAGCGCGTCACCGCGCCCCTCCAGCCACACCACGGACACGCTCACCCGCGTCACCGGCGTCAGCGGCACCACCTGCGCACCGGCGCGCGACGCTGCACGGGCCATCCCCTCGGTCAGCACCGCCACGCCGGCGCGGGCCAGCACCAGCGGGGTGATCGAGGCGACGTGGGCCGTCTCGATCGCGACCTCGGTGGGCAGGCCCGCGGCCTCGAGCCGGGCGTCGAGGAACGTACGCAGCGCGGTGCCGGCCGGCGTCGCGATCAGGCCGACCGCGGCGAGCTCCTCGATCCCGATCTCCTCCGGCGCCTCGCCCGAGGGCGGCAGCACCGCCACCAGCTCGTGCTCGGCGAGCCGGTGCGAGCCGAACGGGCCGCGCGGCGGCGCACCGTCGATCAGGCCGACGTCCGCCTCGCCCTTGCGCACCTGGTCGAGGACGTCGGAGCGGTGCTGCGGGTCGGTGACGA from Nocardioides luteus includes:
- a CDS encoding quaternary amine ABC transporter ATP-binding protein; this encodes MSETKTEPNETGSPAIVGRGLSKVYGLGRRQAEKALAAEDPRAAAAAAGGYLGAHEIDFEIARGEMFVVMGLSGSGKSTVLRMINRLNEPSAGELLIDGEDITKVSDQRLRALRNNGIGMVFQHFSLFPHRTVRENAAYGLKVRGTTKQERLEKADAALERVGLGGRGDKLPHELSGGMRQRVGLARALAVDPPILLMDEPFSALDPLIRRDMQDLLVDLQAQDQRTTVFVTHDLNEAMRIGDRVMVMRDGRTIQVASGPEIVAHPADEYVSEFVADVDRARVLSAGDLVRPPRLVLDEETSRADALTRLGENEVTGAFVTDAEDRLLGVVTADRVADLSSGESLREALGEPFEQVAPDDVVGDFMQLAGRQVVPVTVLDDDGRIVGVVPRAAILSALSTANGGSAATETKEVAHA
- a CDS encoding ABC transporter substrate-binding protein; amino-acid sequence: MRRPHRLALAALAVATTAGTLSACTTASERDGFAQSDSGGAEDSVVLAEQPWVDLQVENEVAVQILQELGYDASIKKNLSVENAATAVSSGQIDAYLGNWWPSQEPSFGDPIDSGEVEVLSTIVKGTEYAPAVPGDVADQLGIESLADLDANGARFGRKIYGIEAGSPGNETIQKAIDEDAYGLGDWKLVASGTPAMLAQVEKSQKAGQPIVFLGWSPHWMTVQFDAVFLEDPDKVWGGAGEIRTVTRKGFEDDNPEIAEFLSNLSFSTDEAGQFYYDHDKSGKELADIAEAWIDDNPEKVARFLDGVEDADGEKAEI
- a CDS encoding LysR family transcriptional regulator — its product is MERRQLEFFLAIAEAGSFTSAAARLHVAQPSLSYAVRGLERELGGPLFERHGRGVRLTPAGSALLGPARRVVRGFELAAGAVRSVSDEGFGRLRITSSTVWAVEPLVPVLAEFRRIQPAAQVVVTDPQHRSDVLDQVRKGEADVGLIDGAPPRGPFGSHRLAEHELVAVLPPSGEAPEEIGIEELAAVGLIATPAGTALRTFLDARLEAAGLPTEVAIETAHVASITPLVLARAGVAVLTEGMARAASRAGAQVVPLTPVTRVSVSVVWLEGRGDALVDQFVALAQELTDP